Genomic window (Comamonas endophytica):
ATCGTGCACCACCATGCGCGTCGGCCCATAGCGCTCGAACTCCGCCAGCGCCCGGGACAGCGGCAGGTTGTCCAGCGTGATGCGCCCGTCGCGCCAGGGTGCGATGCCCGAGGCCGCCACGGCGCCCACCGTGCCCGCCGCTCCGCCCACGAACTGCTGGCCCGCGGTCAGCAGCACGGCCGCAGCTGCGTCTGGATCGGAGGCTGCGGCCACCCGGACCCGGCCCTCCTCCACCGCCACGCTGACCGGGCTGCCCACGGTATTGCGCACCGAAAAGCGCGTGCCCACGACCGTGACCCGGGTATCGCCCGCCAGCACGTCGAACGGCCGCGTGCCGTCGCCCTGCACGGCAAACGCCACCTGGCCCTCGGGCAGCCGCACTTCCCGGCGCTGTCGATACAGCAGCACTTCGACACGCGTGGCGGTATCGAGGCGCAGCTGGCTGCCGTCGGGCAATTGCACGTTCAGCTGCTGTCCGCGCAGCGTCTCGAAATTCTGCGCAAATACCGGTTGCCGCTGCCAATGGTCCCAGGCCATGTAGCTGCCGCCGCCGGTCAGCGCCAGCACCAGTGCCGCCAGCGCGGCTTGTGGCGCCAGCGCCGGTAAGCCCGGCCGCCAGCGGCGCCGGCCCTGCGAAGTACCGGCGGCTGCAGCCTTGTCGGCCTGGAGCTGGCGGCGCAGCTGCTCTACCCCCGAAGCGGGCAGCGCATCGAGCTGGCGCCAGTCGGCCTGCCAGCGCGCGAATGCATCCGCGCGCGCGCGGTCCCCCGCCAGCCACTGCTGCAGGGCCGCATCCGCGCCGGCCGCGTGCGGCGCGCCGCTGAAGCGCACGAACCAGTCCAGCGCCTCGGTATCGAGGTCGCTGCGGGAGGAAGTGGCGTGGGATGGATCAGTCATTCGAATGCGCAAGGCTACATCGAAGTAGACGCATGGAACGCAAGAAACCCAACCCCGTCGGGAAATGAAGTGGGCCGCGGCTCATTGTTT
Coding sequences:
- a CDS encoding FecR family protein — its product is MTDPSHATSSRSDLDTEALDWFVRFSGAPHAAGADAALQQWLAGDRARADAFARWQADWRQLDALPASGVEQLRRQLQADKAAAAGTSQGRRRWRPGLPALAPQAALAALVLALTGGGSYMAWDHWQRQPVFAQNFETLRGQQLNVQLPDGSQLRLDTATRVEVLLYRQRREVRLPEGQVAFAVQGDGTRPFDVLAGDTRVTVVGTRFSVRNTVGSPVSVAVEEGRVRVAAASDPDAAAAVLLTAGQQFVGGAAGTVGAVAASGIAPWRDGRITLDNLPLSRALAEFERYGPTRMVVHDPAVAALRVSGTFDPRHLENFRRSLPQVLPVRLQEHGGQTEIVARP